From a region of the Fischerella sp. JS2 genome:
- the larE gene encoding ATP-dependent sacrificial sulfur transferase LarE, with protein MMLTEKLEQLKAIFAQMNQALIAYSGGVDSTLVAKVAYDVLGDRALAVTAVSPSLLPEELEDAKIQAAMIGIPHQIIATHEMENPNYTSNPVNRCYFCKSELHDTLKPLAVEMGYPYVVDGVNADDLHDYRPGIQAAKERGARSPLAEVGITKGEVRQISQQLGLPWWDKPAQPCLSSRFPYGEEITVAKLQRVGRAEIYLRKLGWQNLRVRSEGDTARIELPPEKIKDFVLNTDLNTVVTTFQEFGFIYVTLDLEGYSSGKLNRVLK; from the coding sequence ATGATGTTGACAGAAAAACTTGAGCAACTCAAAGCCATATTCGCCCAGATGAATCAAGCTTTAATTGCTTATTCTGGTGGTGTTGATAGTACTTTGGTTGCTAAGGTTGCTTATGATGTCTTGGGCGATCGCGCTTTGGCTGTGACAGCTGTTTCGCCGAGTTTGTTACCTGAAGAATTGGAAGATGCTAAAATCCAAGCAGCAATGATTGGGATTCCCCATCAAATCATCGCCACACATGAGATGGAAAATCCTAATTACACTTCTAACCCTGTTAACCGTTGTTATTTCTGCAAAAGTGAATTGCACGATACCCTCAAACCTTTAGCTGTAGAAATGGGTTATCCTTACGTAGTAGATGGGGTGAATGCTGATGATTTGCATGATTATCGGCCAGGAATTCAGGCAGCAAAAGAAAGAGGTGCGCGATCGCCTCTAGCAGAAGTTGGGATTACCAAAGGCGAAGTGCGGCAAATTTCCCAACAACTCGGTCTACCTTGGTGGGATAAACCTGCCCAACCTTGTCTGAGTTCTCGTTTTCCTTATGGCGAAGAAATTACTGTAGCGAAGTTACAACGTGTAGGTAGGGCAGAAATTTATCTGCGGAAGTTGGGATGGCAGAATTTACGGGTTCGTTCAGAAGGCGATACTGCCAGGATTGAATTACCACCAGAAAAAATTAAAGATTTTGTCTTGAATACAGATTTAAACACAGTTGTCACCACATTTCAAGAGTTTGGTTTTATCTACGTAACTCTAGATTTAGAAGGTTATAGCAGTGGCAAATTAAATCGGGTTTTAAAGTAA